The Phacochoerus africanus isolate WHEZ1 chromosome 3, ROS_Pafr_v1, whole genome shotgun sequence genome window below encodes:
- the FAM83C gene encoding protein FAM83C: protein MAGPLRGRVEELKRPWWRESSPLVLQHSEAARLAADALLERGEAAYLRVISEERELPFLSALDMDYMTSHVRGGPELSEAQGPEASGPDHLSLLSEVTSGTYFPMASDTDPPDLDLGWPEVPQATGFSPTQAVVHFQRDKAKSIKDLLRFLFSQARTVIAVVMDIFTDMELLCDLMEASSRRGVPVYLLLGQEHLRHFLEMCYKMDLNGGHLPNMRVRSTCGDTYCSKAGRRFTGQTLEKFIIIDCEQVVAGSYSFTWLCSQAHTSMVLQLRGRIVEDFDREFRCLYAESRPVEGFCGGEDALSPRAPCPRPVALAFRPGIPSTSSSPSSTSLSSIKRSPHVGHSSFLALPGGGGSSDTGMGSSSLGPAHCEANGQPALQRQLSDPNHGPLLGPYRANLGKLGAFPWSQSSPALNHDSTSPVTLAGGSPLLVRPRPLLLFPRAVPPLSRLPENGVPGSQEPSAPRGRWVPGSALEAVEENKVSLSQSHGQLDLLVPFSRGREAGGPDLGATPNSGYLCPGEQVLEDRRLAPNQRYNQLDLLPQAQGAGGVPESGDPRPGHQTSEDKRLSPNHSHGQLDLLVQSSKAGDSRVTPEANSSARTGKQGPDERRQTLGHSHLDLITKFGPFRGEGPGPNDVPRPSPARKAGVDSGDEKRLTLGHSKLDLITKYHQLQGTRQGPEPGLLGGPTGGHHNGNSNGLSENEKRLTLGHSKLDLITKYNKSKFKLLRSRFES, encoded by the exons ATGGCGGGGCCCCTGCGGGGCCGAGTGGAGGAGCTGAAGCGGCCCTGGTGGCGGGAGAGCTCACCCCTGGTGCTGCAGCACAGCGAGGCGGCCCGGCTGGCGGCCGATGCCCTCCTGGAACGGGGCGAAGCTGCCTACCTGCGGGTCATCTCCGAGGAGCGGGAGCTGCCCTTCCTGAGTGCTCTGGACATGGACTACATGACCAGCCATGTGCGTGGGGGCCCAGAGCTCAGCGAGGCTCAGGGACCAGAGGCCTCGGGGCCTGACCACCTCAGCCTGCTCTCCGAAGTCACCTCGGGCACTTACTTCCCCATGGCGTCCGACACAGACCCCCCAGACCTGGACTTGGGCTGGCCTGAggttccacaggccacaggcttTAGCCCCACCCAGGCTGTGGTCCACTTCCAGCGGGACAAGGCCAAGAGCATCAAGGACCTTCTGCGTTTCCTCTTCAGCCAGGCCCGCACG GTGATAGCTGTGGTGATGGACATATTCACTGATATGGAACTTCTCTGTGACCTCATGGAGGCCTCAAGCCGGCGTGGCGTCCCCGTCTACCTGCTCCTGGGTCAGGAGCACCTGAGGCACTTCCTGGAGATGTGCTACAAGATGGACCTCAATGGAGGGCACCTGCCG AACATGCGTGTGCGGAGCACGTGTGGGGACACATACTGCAGCAAGGCAGGCCGCCGCTTCACAGGACAGACCCTGGAGAAGTTCATCATCATTGACTGTGAGCAGGTGGTGGCGGGCAGCTACAG CTTCACCTGGCTTTGCAGTCAGGCCCACACTAGCATGGTGCTACAGCTGAGGGGCCGCATCGTGGAAGACTTTGACCGGGAGTTCCGCTGTCTTTATGCCGAGTCAAGGCCCGTGGAGGGCTTCTGTGGAGGCGAAGATGCCCTGTCTCCCAGGGCACCGTGCCCTCGCCCAGTGGCCCTGGCCTTCAGGCCTGGCATTCCCAGCACATCCTCATCGCCCTCCAGCACCAGCCTCAGTAGCATCAAGCGCTCCCCTCACGTAGGCCACTCCTCCTTTCTCGCTCTGCCAGGAGGCGGTGGCAGCAGTGACACGGGTATGGGATCCTCatccctgggccctgcccacTGTGAGGCCAATGGCCAGCCAGCCCTGCAACGCCAGCTGTCAGACCCTAACCATGGCCCCCTCCTAGGGCCCTACAGGGCCAACCTGGGCAAGCTGGGGGCGTTCCCATGGTCCCAGTCCTCCCCTGCCCTCAACCATGATAGCACTAGCCCTGTGACTCTGGCAGGGGGGTCACCTCTGCTTGTTCGCCCTCGTCCCCTCCTCCTGTTTCCCCGGGCTGTCCCACCTCTGTCCCGACTCCCAGAGAACGGGGTCCCAGGTAGCCAGGAACCTAGCGCCCCACGAGGCCGCTGGGTACCAGGCTCAGCCCTGGAGGCAGTAGAGGAGAATAAGGTGTCTCTGAGTCAGAGCCATGGCCAGCTGGATCTTCTCGTCCCCTTCTCCAGAGGACGAGAGGCAGGAGGCCCTGATTTGGGGGCGACCCCCAACTCAGGTTACCTGTGTCCTGGTGAGCAGGTCCTAGAGGACAGGCGGTTGGCCCCAAATCAGAGATACAACCAGCTGGatctcctgccccaggcccagggtGCTGGGGGTGTCCCTGAGTCAGGTGACCCCCGACCTGGCCATCAGACCTCAGAGGACAAGAGACTGTCCccaaaccacagccatggccaatTGGACCTCCTGGTACAGTCCTCCAAGGCTGGGGACTCCAGAGTAACCCCAGAAGCCAACTCCTCAGCCAGGACGGGCAAGCAGGGTCCAGACGAGCGACGACAgaccctgggccacagccacctGGACCTCATCACAAAGTTTGGCCCATTCCGGGGCGAGGGTCCTGGGCCCAATGATGTCCCCAGGCCAAGCCCTGCTCGAAAGGCTGGAGTGGACTCTGGGGATGAGAAGCGGCTGACTCTGGGCCACAGCAAGCTGGACCTCATCACCAAGTATCATCAGTTGCAGGGCACCAGGCAGGGACCTGAGCCTGGCCTCCTCGGGGGCCCCACAGGTGGCCATCACAACGGCAATAGCAACGGCCTGTCTGAGAATGAGAAACGGTTGACCCTGGGCCACAGCAAACTGGACCTCATCACTAAGTACAACAAGTCCAAGTTCAAGCTGCTCCGAAGCCGCTTTGAGTCCTAG
- the EIF6 gene encoding eukaryotic translation initiation factor 6: MAVRASFENNCEIGCFAKLTNTYCLVAIGGSENFYSVFEGELADTIPVVHASIAGCRIIGRMCVGNRHGLLVPNNTTDQELQHIRNCLPDSVQIRRVEERLSALGNVTTCNDYVALVHPDLDRETEEILADVLRVEVFRQTVADQVLVGSYCVFSNQGGLVHPKTSIEDQDELSSLLQVPLVAGTVNRGSEVIAAGMVVNDWCAFCGLDTTSTELSVVESVFKLNEAQPSTIATSMRDSLIDSLT; encoded by the exons ATGGCGGTCCGAGCGTCGTTCGAGAACAACTGTGAGATCGGCTGTTTTGCCAAACTTACTAACACCTACTGCCTGGTGGCCATCGGAGGATCAGAGAACTTCTACAG TGTATTCGAGGGAGAGCTGGCCGATACCATTCCCGTGGTTCACGCGTCCATCGCCGGCTGCCGCATCATCGGCCGCATGTGTGTGG GGAACAGGCATGGTCTCCTGGTGCCCAACAACACCACCGATCAGGAGCTGCAACACATTCGCAATTGCCTCCCCGATTCAGTGCAGATCCGGCGGGTAGAAGAACGGCTCTCAGCCCTGGGCAATGTCACCACCTGCAACGACTACGTGGCCTTAGTCCACCCAGACTTGGATAGG GAAACAGAAGAAATCCTGGCTGATGTGCTCAGGGTTGAAGTCTTCAGGCAGACAGTGGCTGACCAGGTGCTGGTAGGAAGCTACTGTGTCTTCAGCAATCAGGGCGGGCTGGTGCATCCCAAGACTTCAATTGAAGACCAGGATGAGCTGTCCTCTCTCCTTCAGGTCCCCCTTGTG GCGGGCACTGTGAACCGAGGCAGCGAGGTGATCGCTGCTGGGATGGTGGTGAATGACTGGTGTGCCTTCTGTGGCCTGGACACAACCAGCACAGAGCTGTCAGTGGTGGAGAGTGTCTTCAAGCTGAACGAAGCCCAGCCTAGCACAATTGCTACCAGCATGCGGGATTCCCTCATTGACAG